One genomic segment of Culturomica massiliensis includes these proteins:
- a CDS encoding GNAT family N-acetyltransferase, protein MKILVDTNILIHLEDNKVIDETFSKFYNLAISNNCHIFYHPFAVPEDILRDKNDERRNIILSKLGKYQKLNNPAVSDQFFQSQLKNNCVNDQCDNEQLYQVYRNFVDLFITQDNGIHTKAQKLGLNNKVLNVQVALEYLKSIFTIVLPTHPVLKGHSIRELEPEFNQSFFDSLREDYNQALFDNWLLKCVIDDRQCYSVRVQNDLIALLIYKVENVGEHQIPALYENVLKICTLKVADNAFGLKLGELFINKMFEYCINQCINYLYLTVYEKQDHLRKLLNKLGFQEERFINKQGVQELRLLKCLDKSKITLKENNILIHPYYFDGEEINKYVVPIRPEFYGTLFKDGKLRYPTLFDEGIDSLNEIQGNTIIKAYISNSRITSLKMGDLLLFYSSRTDKVIEPIGVLESAQRIDDFEELWKIVQRKTVFSRDKLYEWFCEKKSLHVITFRLITYLKKKIQYKNIQQLDSFKNKLQSITKLKECDYQKLKKDGYFDERYIIN, encoded by the coding sequence ATGAAGATATTAGTAGATACTAATATACTGATTCATCTGGAAGATAATAAAGTTATAGATGAGACGTTTTCTAAATTTTATAATTTAGCGATTTCCAATAATTGTCATATTTTTTATCATCCTTTTGCCGTTCCGGAGGATATTTTAAGAGATAAAAATGATGAACGTAGAAATATCATTTTATCTAAATTAGGAAAATATCAGAAATTGAATAACCCAGCTGTCTCTGATCAGTTTTTTCAATCTCAATTAAAAAATAACTGTGTTAATGATCAGTGTGATAATGAACAACTTTATCAGGTATATCGTAATTTCGTTGATCTTTTTATAACTCAAGATAATGGAATCCATACTAAAGCACAAAAATTAGGCTTGAATAATAAGGTGTTAAATGTACAGGTTGCATTGGAATATTTGAAAAGTATTTTTACAATAGTTCTCCCAACTCATCCTGTTTTAAAAGGCCATAGTATAAGAGAATTGGAACCTGAATTTAATCAGTCATTTTTTGACAGTTTAAGAGAGGATTATAATCAAGCGTTATTTGATAATTGGCTATTGAAATGTGTTATTGATGACCGTCAATGTTATTCTGTTCGAGTTCAAAACGATCTTATTGCACTATTGATTTATAAAGTTGAAAATGTAGGAGAGCACCAGATTCCAGCTCTTTATGAAAATGTATTGAAAATATGTACTTTAAAAGTAGCTGATAATGCTTTCGGATTGAAATTGGGTGAATTATTTATTAATAAGATGTTTGAATATTGTATAAATCAATGTATAAATTATTTGTATTTAACGGTATATGAAAAACAAGATCATTTGCGAAAATTATTAAATAAGCTTGGTTTTCAAGAAGAAAGATTTATCAATAAACAGGGAGTACAAGAATTGAGATTATTAAAATGTTTAGATAAATCTAAAATTACTTTGAAAGAGAATAATATACTTATTCATCCGTACTATTTTGATGGAGAGGAAATTAACAAATACGTAGTTCCTATTCGCCCTGAATTTTACGGAACCTTATTCAAGGATGGTAAATTACGATACCCAACTTTATTTGATGAAGGTATTGATAGTTTAAATGAAATTCAAGGAAATACTATCATAAAAGCCTATATTTCTAATTCACGAATAACTTCATTGAAAATGGGAGATTTATTATTATTTTATTCATCAAGAACTGATAAAGTAATAGAGCCTATAGGTGTTTTAGAATCTGCTCAACGTATTGATGATTTTGAGGAATTGTGGAAAATAGTACAAAGAAAAACAGTATTTTCACGCGATAAACTTTATGAGTGGTTTTGTGAAAAGAAGTCCTTACATGTAATCACTTTTCGATTAATTACGTATTTGAAAAAGAAAATTCAGTATAAAAATATTCAACAATTAGATAGTTTTAAGAACAAACTCCAATCGATTACTAAGCTAAAAGAATGTGATTATCAAAAATTGAAAAAAGATGGATACTTTGACGAGCGTTATATTATCAATTAA
- a CDS encoding ASCH domain-containing protein has translation MDTLTSVILSIKPEYAKAIMSGKKRVEFRRKIFKRPVNKVYVYSSSPVKKIIGFFIIDSIIEDSPLRLWAQFKEIGGINEKDFFNYFNEVEKGFSILIKEYKKFGRGIDPADFFENFCAPQSYIYLEENSELLNAAQIL, from the coding sequence ATGGATACTTTGACGAGCGTTATATTATCAATTAAACCAGAATACGCTAAAGCTATAATGTCTGGTAAGAAAAGAGTGGAATTTAGGAGGAAGATATTTAAAAGGCCCGTAAATAAGGTTTATGTATATTCATCTTCGCCAGTAAAAAAAATAATAGGTTTTTTTATTATTGATAGTATTATTGAAGATTCGCCGCTTCGTTTGTGGGCCCAATTCAAAGAAATTGGAGGAATAAATGAGAAAGATTTTTTTAATTATTTTAATGAAGTTGAAAAAGGTTTTTCAATTTTGATAAAAGAATATAAAAAATTTGGCAGAGGTATAGATCCTGCTGATTTTTTTGAGAATTTTTGTGCACCACAGTCATATATTTACCTGGAAGAAAATTCAGAATTATTAAATGCAGCTCAGATTTTGTAA